In one Armatimonadota bacterium genomic region, the following are encoded:
- a CDS encoding GntR family transcriptional regulator has protein sequence MEKLARSLGPGARLPSVRELCSSLKISLATLSTALRSLEAKGVIVRRHGSGIYVTSRVAIPRVAILASATQFLVGGSPVWGLLVGELLKGFREKGFEASFYLAQPADEAAKTFLIPPEFELALGQGRVDGIVTVGMDENSVEYLMEAGLSPVSFAGPGSINCRMDVAALAGELAGSLVGEGRKSAMVVGCHHPSMYESVKAELESAGLEVWPSREGIWAERSLTDRMATPFMHVGQEFAGEFLGLVERGDAPDALFIMDDIFAHGFLMLWANGPGRDSVALACLTNKELHMFDGWGIGLGLMEVSVQLFTKAMVEAVAEGLAHPDADCGERARAVAKRMGGAAAGVVEDAPGRYTLLLKGRTQFVGRPTLKIGVT, from the coding sequence TTGGAAAAACTCGCACGCAGCCTTGGCCCCGGGGCCAGGCTCCCATCGGTGCGCGAACTTTGCTCAAGCCTCAAAATCTCCTTGGCGACCCTGAGCACCGCCCTCCGGTCATTGGAGGCCAAAGGCGTCATCGTCCGCCGGCATGGCAGCGGCATCTATGTCACGTCGCGGGTCGCCATCCCACGCGTGGCCATCCTGGCCAGCGCTACCCAGTTCCTCGTCGGCGGGTCGCCCGTTTGGGGCCTGCTTGTCGGCGAACTCCTCAAGGGGTTCCGGGAAAAGGGGTTCGAAGCCAGCTTTTACTTGGCCCAGCCGGCCGACGAGGCCGCCAAGACCTTTTTGATCCCGCCCGAATTTGAATTGGCCTTAGGCCAGGGCCGGGTCGACGGCATCGTGACCGTCGGCATGGACGAAAACTCGGTCGAGTACCTCATGGAAGCCGGGTTGAGCCCCGTCTCGTTCGCAGGCCCGGGGAGCATCAACTGTCGCATGGATGTGGCGGCCCTGGCTGGGGAACTCGCAGGATCCCTGGTCGGGGAGGGCCGCAAATCCGCCATGGTTGTCGGGTGCCACCACCCGAGCATGTATGAATCCGTCAAGGCCGAACTGGAATCCGCTGGATTGGAAGTCTGGCCGAGCCGGGAGGGGATTTGGGCCGAACGCAGCCTCACCGACCGAATGGCAACCCCGTTTATGCACGTCGGTCAAGAATTTGCCGGGGAATTCCTTGGCCTTGTTGAAAGAGGGGACGCCCCCGATGCCCTCTTCATCATGGACGACATCTTTGCGCACGGCTTCTTGATGTTGTGGGCAAACGGGCCCGGCAGGGATTCGGTCGCGTTGGCCTGCCTCACCAACAAAGAACTGCACATGTTCGACGGCTGGGGAATCGGGTTGGGGCTGATGGAAGTGTCGGTGCAATTGTTCACCAAGGCGATGGTGGAAGCGGTAGCGGAAGGTTTGGCTCACCCCGATGCCGATTGCGGGGAGCGGGCCAGGGCCGTAGCCAAACGGATGGGTGGGGCGGCGGCTGGAGTCGTCGAAGACGCGCCCGGGCGGTACACGTTGCTGCTCAAGGGGCGAACACAATTTGTTGG